TGATGAGAGTGCTGCACAAATAATTAATTTATCGCCGGAACTTGCATTCATTAGTATATCATGATATTCCGTACTTTTCCTTGATAATATCTCATTAACTTTTTCAATGGTATCCTTTACAACATTTTCCTTCTCAACAAGAATTATTTCTGAGCCAATCCCTATTATTGATTCAATCTTTTTGGAATATTTGATGGCTTTGGATTCATCAATTGAATAACATAATAGTATCAGTCGGTGAATCGGAAAATTTTGAATCCCCAATGCTATCCCATCCTTATCCTCGTCGCCAAAGGTAGCAATCTGTAGGGTCTTCATTCTATGTTTTCTAATAAAACTCACTCTGTTAAAAAATGTTCGTATTCTTTCTAATTGAATTTGAATTTACTAAACTTCTTTTAACTTAAATTAAGCAAATTGTACCAATTTTGGGCGAGGTCAATAGCCTACCCTTAAAGGTTATCATTAATTTTATGGTTTATTTTTCACAAAAAAAAACTTCTTCCTACCTAAATATTGGCTCACTAGTCTACACCTGGCAAAATGCCGGATCAAGCCTACAGATTAATATTTTGATGGACAGGGATACTAACATAAATGCTCTCATCGATATAACATTATGTAGCTATTTTAGATCAATCTCTAAGAAACATGTTTCCATTCTAGGGGCTTTATAAAGTTATTTTCAATTAAGATTGGTTGAATTATCAAGACTTTTGACGTGGACTATTTTTCAATGCCAAATATCTCTTCTGATTTTTATCATTTTAGATTTTTATTGCATAAATTTTGAGAAAAGATTGGTATGGGATTTCGTAAACTCTGATTTTTTTAAAAAATATCACAACAAACTATAAAAATCGTTTTTGAAGTAGGCAGGACTGAATATGTAGCTTCATAAATTATCAAATATCGCTCACATATGAACGACGTATGCATTACTTCTTGTAATAGCGATCATTTTGGGTCAAGTGAAAGTTTACTGAAAGAATGGAAAAACTATATCTTCATAAGTAAATTTTCCAACAAAGCCCTGCGGGACTTATTTTGCTCAGAGGGAGGTAGCCAAAAAGACGATACTGAAGGACAGCTGTTTGCTGATAGCAATAATACAACCTTGATACATGATTTTATACCCTCTGATTGGACAATATGAATATTAACAAGATAGATCAAAAAGGATCTATTTCAGACGTAGATATGAATAAAGGGTTGTCACGAGAGTTTCGTGAACTACTCGACACATTAAAGGCTCGATTTGATAAAAACATGGAACGTCATTTGGGTATGGAGTGGCCAAAAGTACAAGGAAAGTTGGAAGGGAATAATGAAAAACTATCGTCACTCAAGAAAATGGAGAGTACCGGCGGTGAACCGGATGTTGTTGGTTATGACAAGAAGACTATTGAATACATTTTTTATGATTGTTCACCCGAGAGTCCAGTTGGCCGTAGGAATGTTTGTTACGACCGTGGAGGTCAGGAGGCAAGGAAAGCATTCAAGTCAAAAAATAACGCCATTGACATGGCAGCTGCCTTGGGAATTGAACTATTAACTGAAGAACAGTATCGAGAATTACAGAAGCTTGGAAATTTTGATACTAAGACATCAAGTTGGGTAAAAACACCTTCTGATATTAGAAAACTCGGCGGCGCCCTCTTTGCTGATCGTCGCTACGACAAAGTCTTTGTGTATCACAACAGTGCACCTTCCTACTATAGCGTAAGGGGTTTCCGGGGCTCGATAAGGGTCTAAGTTTGAATTTTGATTATTATTTTTGCTCTCCACTATATGAGGAGGATCGCATGAATAATGGTTTGGTTTATGAAAAGTTACAAGTATGATTGATTTTTCTTCGCAAAAGCAAATCCTTTGCTACATTAGATTATCATTATGCAGAACAATGAATGATTTTTTGGATTTCATTCCTAATAAAAAACGGTTATCTATATCGTAATATTACCTAGTTGTTGGTTCGTGCAGGATCTCATAGCAATAAATCAAGTACTCAAATCAAGAGTTTCATGAATATATGATTTGGCACTTTCAAATAATGAGATCAGCAGAGGGTACTTAATATATCGATCTCTTTCTCAACTATAAGCAATTCAATTTTATCCGTTGTATATTTTAGTAAATTCCTGCATGCTTGAATTTGTGATAATAGCAACTGTTTCCTATCAATACACAAGCTATGGACTGGTTCAGAAAAGACATATACCACCCTTTTATTATCAATACAACCACAAATTTTTGCCTCGCATATTAATTGATAATCAGTAATAGAAATATTCATATTCATCACTCCACCTATCGATGCACCTGATTGGGTTAGTTCTATGTACCACCGTGGTAATAGTATGGTAGATTAGAATCATTACTATTCAAAAGTTTCAATTTTTGCTCAAGTAATTTTTGTATTAGTACTTCAGCATAATTCTCTATAAGCAATGGCTTACTAATATTAATTGCATCTTTTTGCACTGACTTATCCTGTTTCGCATCCTCAGAACTCAATTCATCTGATTCCGTTGATCTTTTACGTTCGTTACTACTATCTAACGTATTTAATCTATCATGATTT
This Candidatus Nitrosocosmicus oleophilus DNA region includes the following protein-coding sequences:
- a CDS encoding DUF4256 domain-containing protein, whose amino-acid sequence is MNKGLSREFRELLDTLKARFDKNMERHLGMEWPKVQGKLEGNNEKLSSLKKMESTGGEPDVVGYDKKTIEYIFYDCSPESPVGRRNVCYDRGGQEARKAFKSKNNAIDMAAALGIELLTEEQYRELQKLGNFDTKTSSWVKTPSDIRKLGGALFADRRYDKVFVYHNSAPSYYSVRGFRGSIRV